In a genomic window of Demequina muriae:
- a CDS encoding DUF4862 family protein, with product MSSALPPVLVSAYAASPAHQSWEPQLEARLLSGLCAMPGVAGLEVPWMGGVHPHDDQWFLAHVPAGAQLALTPLPWVMARATKDSHYGIASADAEGRRAAVEDLRAVAKDVERLAGVSAARVTYVSLHTAPRGGGSAPALARSIDEIAAWDWQGARLVVEHCDAAVGHRFEKGFLRLDEEIDVIAASGAILGVWLNWGRSMVELRDADAVTVQIARVAATGLLTGLTLSGTADTDGPYGSAWADAHLPLAAADPQSGSLLDSDHVRAALSAAGPVEALGLKVSRRPADSTAEDVLRTVEDNLRATRDSVGHDTVPGHRRG from the coding sequence GTGAGCAGCGCACTGCCGCCCGTTCTGGTGAGCGCCTACGCGGCCTCGCCCGCGCATCAGTCGTGGGAGCCGCAGCTTGAGGCGCGACTGCTGTCCGGACTGTGCGCGATGCCCGGGGTCGCCGGTCTCGAGGTGCCGTGGATGGGCGGAGTGCACCCGCACGACGACCAGTGGTTCCTCGCTCACGTGCCCGCTGGCGCGCAGTTGGCGCTCACGCCGTTGCCGTGGGTCATGGCCAGGGCGACGAAGGACTCGCACTATGGCATCGCATCGGCCGACGCCGAAGGCCGTCGGGCCGCAGTCGAGGATCTGCGCGCGGTGGCGAAGGATGTGGAGCGCCTCGCAGGAGTCAGTGCCGCGCGCGTGACCTACGTGTCCCTGCACACTGCACCGCGAGGCGGCGGTTCCGCTCCCGCGCTCGCGCGTTCGATCGATGAGATCGCCGCCTGGGACTGGCAGGGGGCGCGGTTGGTGGTGGAGCACTGCGACGCGGCGGTGGGGCACCGCTTCGAGAAGGGCTTTCTTCGGCTCGACGAGGAGATCGACGTCATCGCGGCCTCAGGCGCCATCCTCGGGGTGTGGCTCAATTGGGGGCGGTCGATGGTCGAACTGCGAGACGCGGATGCGGTGACGGTGCAGATCGCTCGGGTCGCTGCCACGGGTCTGCTGACCGGGCTGACGCTGTCGGGCACGGCGGACACCGACGGTCCGTATGGCAGCGCGTGGGCGGACGCTCACTTGCCGCTGGCGGCGGCGGACCCCCAGTCGGGCTCTCTGCTTGACTCCGATCACGTGCGGGCTGCCCTGTCGGCCGCTGGCCCGGTCGAAGCGCTCGGTCTCAAGGTGAGCAGGAGACCGGCAGACAGTACCGCGGAGGACGTGCTGCGCACCGTCGAGGACAACCTGCGCGCCACGCGCGACAGCGTTGGTCATGACACCGTCCCCGGGCACCGCCGTGGCTGA
- the nagB gene encoding glucosamine-6-phosphate deaminase, with translation MEVIITPAPAIGGLVVDQIGALLDRKPTAVLGLATGSSPLVAYEELAARVNDGRLSLARARGFTLDEYVGLPEGHPCSYRSVIDHELVSRVDFAPGAVMGPDGTAPDLEAACVQYEHEISTAGGVDLQILGIGTDGHIAFNEPGSSLASRTRVKTLTDQTRRDNARFFDGDVDAVPRHCLTQGLGTIMDARHVVLVATGRGKAAAVRQLVEGAVSALWPATILQHHPHVTVVIDEPAAAQLELADYYRDTYAARELAR, from the coding sequence ATGGAGGTCATCATCACTCCTGCGCCGGCCATCGGCGGCCTCGTTGTGGACCAGATTGGGGCGCTTCTGGACCGCAAGCCCACCGCAGTGCTGGGCTTGGCGACCGGGTCCAGCCCGCTCGTTGCGTACGAGGAGCTCGCGGCCCGTGTGAATGACGGGAGGCTGTCGCTCGCACGGGCGCGCGGCTTCACCCTCGACGAATACGTGGGTCTGCCCGAGGGCCACCCCTGCAGCTACCGCAGTGTCATCGATCACGAGCTCGTGTCGCGAGTGGACTTCGCGCCCGGAGCGGTGATGGGACCCGATGGAACCGCGCCGGACCTTGAGGCCGCGTGCGTGCAGTACGAGCACGAGATCTCCACTGCGGGCGGCGTCGATCTCCAGATCCTGGGCATCGGAACGGACGGGCACATCGCCTTCAATGAGCCCGGGTCCTCGCTGGCCTCGCGCACGCGGGTCAAGACGCTGACGGATCAGACCCGTCGCGACAACGCCCGCTTCTTCGACGGGGACGTCGATGCGGTGCCTCGCCACTGCCTCACCCAGGGGCTGGGAACGATCATGGATGCACGCCACGTCGTGCTCGTCGCGACAGGTCGAGGGAAGGCCGCGGCGGTGCGCCAGCTCGTCGAGGGCGCGGTCTCTGCCCTGTGGCCCGCCACGATCCTGCAGCACCACCCGCACGTGACGGTCGTCATCGATGAGCCGGCCGCCGCGCAGCTCGAACTGGCCGACTACTACCGCGACACGTACGCCGCCCGCGAGCTGGCGCGGTGA
- a CDS encoding N-acetylmannosamine-6-phosphate 2-epimerase, whose translation MTGTADAVVERLNGALVVSCQAYPGEPMRDPRTMSQVARAAVAGGAAGIRVQGIEDIRAVADLEVPVIGLWKVGTDGVFITPTLEHARAVAAAGADVVALDGTRRSRRDGLSLAETIRRLRAESDVVVMADCGSVEDALAAEDAGADILGTTLSGYTGERPVTQGPDLELIESMVAQCSRPVMAEGRVHTPDAAAAAMRAGAFAVCVGTAITHPTTITTWFARALREEH comes from the coding sequence ATGACGGGCACGGCCGATGCGGTGGTGGAGCGCCTGAACGGTGCACTGGTGGTCTCGTGTCAGGCATATCCGGGAGAGCCGATGCGGGACCCTCGCACGATGTCGCAAGTCGCGCGCGCTGCGGTGGCGGGGGGAGCGGCCGGCATTCGGGTGCAGGGCATCGAAGACATTCGCGCCGTCGCTGATCTCGAGGTCCCGGTGATCGGCCTGTGGAAGGTGGGGACCGACGGAGTCTTCATCACCCCCACCCTTGAGCACGCACGCGCAGTGGCAGCGGCGGGAGCGGACGTGGTGGCGCTCGACGGCACACGGCGCAGCCGCCGCGATGGGCTGTCTCTGGCGGAGACGATACGGCGCCTGCGCGCCGAGAGCGACGTCGTCGTCATGGCCGACTGCGGGTCCGTGGAAGACGCATTGGCGGCAGAGGACGCGGGGGCCGACATACTCGGCACGACCCTCTCCGGATACACCGGGGAGCGGCCCGTGACTCAGGGGCCCGATCTCGAGCTCATCGAGTCCATGGTCGCTCAATGCTCCCGTCCCGTCATGGCGGAGGGGCGCGTGCACACGCCCGATGCGGCCGCCGCTGCCATGAGGGCGGGGGCGTTCGCGGTGTGCGTCGGCACCGCCATCACCCACCCGACGACCATCACGACATGGTTTGCCCGCGCGCTGCGAGAGGAGCACTGA